CAATCGAGAAATTTCCGCTGCCGGGCCGCGCCCCGGCCAGCGTGCCATCGGGCAGGGCGGAGGGCTCATAGGTGAAGGCTGCCAGCTTGCCCGAAGCCGCGCGGCGCAGCAAAGGCGCGGAGCCGGGCGAGCCCACCTCCTCATCGCTGTTCAGCACCACCTGATAGCCGATCTTTTCGTGATCGGGGCAGGCTTCAAATGCTTTCAGCGCGCCCAGCATCACGGCGATGCCGCCTTTCATATCGGCCACGCCGGGCCCGTTCAGCACGCCGGGGCTGAGCCATTGGCAGGTCTGGAAGGGGTGGTCGGCCTCGAAGACGGTGTCCATATGGCCGGTCAGCAGCAGCTGGATCGGAGCCTGCGGGCGCACCGTCAGCAGCAGATTGCGGCCATGGGTGACATCGCTTTCCCGGCCTTGCGCGTCGATCTTCGTGACCGGTTCAGGGGCCAGCAGGTCGATCTCGCCGGGCAAGGCCGCAAAGCCTTGCGCCAGTTGCTCGGCCATGGTGGCGAGCCCCGCCAGATTGCGGCTGCCGCTGTTGATCGCGGCCCAGCCCAGCACCTGATCCAGCATGGGCGCGGCCATGGCCTGTTCCACCACGACTTGCTCAGCGCTGGTGAGCGCCTCCGTCATTGCGGCAATCCGGGGATGGGCAGGCTTTCGATACGCGGCGCCTCGAAGCTGGCGGCGGGATAGGCGCAGTAATCGGCGGCATAGGCCGCGCTGGGCCGGTGATTGCCCGAGTCCCCCAGCCCGCCAAAGGGCATGGCCGAGGCGGCACCGGTCGTCGGGCGGTTCCAGTTGACCACGCCCGCACGGATTTCCGAAGCGAAACGCTCCCACAGCGCTGCGTCCTGCGCGATCAGCCCCGCCGAAAGGCCAAAGCTGGTGTTGTTGGCGGCGGCGATGGCGGCATCGAAACTGTCGGCGCGGATCACCTGCAACACCGGGGCGAAGATTTCCTCGTCCGGAGTGGCGACGCCGGTCACCTCCAGCACGGCGGCGCCCATAAAGGCGCTGTCGTCCCCGCGCGGCGCGGCGGGGGGCAGCAACAGCTTGGCGCCGGAAGCGGTGAGGGCCGCTACGGCCTCGCATGCCTTATGGGCGGCGCGGGCCGAGATCAGCGGGCCCATAAAGCCTTCCTCTTCGTCCCATGCGCGCACGGGCAGGGCTGCGGCTTGAGCCAGTACCGCTTCCAGCACCCGATCGCCCGCAGCGCCGCTGGGCAGGATCAGGCGGCGTGCGCAGGAACAACGCTGGCCGGTGGTGATAAAGGCCGAATGGCTGACCAGAGAAGCGACGGCCTCAGCTTCACCGTCCCCGATGTCTTCTGGCCAAGCGATCAGCGGATTGTTGCCCCCCAGTTCCAGCGCCAGAATGACATGCGGGCGGTCGGCAAAGGCGCGGCGGAACACGCGCCCGGCCTGTGCCGACCCCGTGAACAGCAGGCCATCGATATCGCCTGCAACCAGAGCCGCGCCGGTTTCCCGCCCGCCCTGTACGATCTGGAACACACCCTCGGGCAAGCCGGCCTCGGCCCACAGTTCGGCCATCCGCGCGCCCACCGCAGGCGTTTCTTCCGAGGGCTTGAACACCACCACATTGCCCGCGATCAGCGCCGGAACGATATGCCCATTGGGCAGGTGACCGGGGAAATTATACGGCCCCAGCACCGCCATCACCCCATGCGGACGATGGCGCAGCACCGAGCGGCCAAAGGGCATCTCCTGCTCGCGCAGGCCCGCGCGTTCGGCCTGAGCGGCGATGGAGATCTCCACCTTGCCGATCATGGCGTTGACCTCGCCCCGGCTGTCCCACAGCTGCTTGCCGGTTTCCTGCGCGATCAGCCGGGCGAAACCTTCCAGCTGTTCTTTCAACAAAGCGCCAAAACGACGGGCGATGGCCAGCCTGTCCTCCAGCGGCGTGCGCGCCCAGAGCGGCGCTGTGGCGCGGGCGCGCTCCAGCGCCTGCTGGCATTCCGCCGGGCCATCCACAGGCCCCTCCCAGATGATGGCGCCGTTAGCCGGGTTGGTCGATTGCAGGATCATGGGGTCATTCTCGCCTTCGGGGTCAAGCTGTCAACCGGCGGTGCGCGTTGCCGCCAGCGCGTCTTCCAGACGGGTCAGGGCCTCTGCGGCTTCCTCGCTGGTGATGTTGAGCGGGGGCAGCAGGCGGATGCAGTTCTCACCGCCGCCTGCCACCAGCAGGCCATGCTCGCGGGCGGTGGCCATCATGGCGCGGTTGTTGGGCACCAGCTTCACGCCGATCAGCAGACCCTTGCCGCGCACATCGACCACCAGATCGGGATAGCGCGCGGCGATTTCGCGCAGACCGGCGAAAAGCTGATCGGAGATGCTGCGCACATGGGCCATCATCTCCTCCTGAGCGATGGCGTCGAAAGCGGCGGTGGCGACGGCCATGGCCAGCGGATTGCCGCCGAAGGTCGTGCCATGCGCCGCCACGGTCATGCCCTTCGCGGCCTTCTCCGTGGCGAGGCAGGCGCCGACGGGGAAGCCGCCGCCCAGCGCCTTGGCGATGGCCATGATGTCGGGCGCGGCGTCCTCCACCCATTGATGCGCGAAGAGGCGCCCGGTGCGGCCCATGCCGCATTGCACCTCGTCATGGATCAGCAGCGTGCCGGTCTCGTTGCAGAGGGCGCGAATCCAGCGCAGCCATTCCGCATCGAGCGCGCGGGCGCCGCCTTCGCCCTGCACCGGCTCGACGATGACAGCGGCGGCAGTGGGCGCGCGCAGGGCAGCCTCGATGGCGGGCTTGTCATCGAGCGAAAGCTGGATGAAGCCGGGCATGCGGGGGCCGAAGCCCTCCAGATAGGAGGGATTGCCCGAGGCGTTGATCGCGCCATAGGTGCGGCCATGGAAGGACCCGGCAAAGCCGATGATGTCGATCCTTTCAGGCGCGCCATTGGCGTGGTGATAGCGCCGCGCGGTTTTCAGCGCGCATTCCACCGCCTCCGTGCCCGAATTGGCGAAGAAAACAGTGTCGGCGAAGGAGGCTTCGACCAGCTTGTGGGCCAGCTCCTCCTGCTGCGGAATGCGGAAGATGTTGGAGACATGCCAGAGCTTTTCGGCCTGATCGGTCAGCGCTTTCACCAGCACCGGCGCGCAATGGCCAAGGCTGTTGGTGGCCACGCCCGAAACGCAGTCGAGATAGGCGCGCCCATCCCGGCCATACAGCCACACGCCCTTGCCGTGATCGGCTTCCAGCGGGGCGCGGTTGTAGACGCCCATCAGTTCCTGGGCCTTGGGCTTGTCCTGGGTCTCGATCATGCTGCTTGTTCCTCTCTCCACAGGCGGAAGTCGCCGAGGCGGCCTGTTGCGATCAGGCCCTTGCTGGTGCGGATTGGCGTGGTTTCATCCACCACCACGCAGTCGCGAATGGTGGCGATATGGTTGGTGCGGGCATGGACGGTGGGGCCTGCGTCAAAAATGTCGCAATAGCCGTCGTCGAGGAAATCCTCGCCCATCAGCAGGCGATAGGCGGGGAGGGATTTTTCATGCGGGCGGCCGATCACCTCGCGTGCGGCGGCGGGCAGCATCGAGGTGTAGATCGGATAGCGCGGCATCAGATCGGCGATGAACTGATTGCCATGCATGGCGTTGAACAGGTCGGCCTCCAGCACGCCGCCGCCGAAGAAGGGGCCGGCCACCGCGTCCCAGAAGGGGCTTGTGTCGCCCTCCATCCAGCCGCGCAGTTCGGCCACCACCTGATCGCCGAAACGCTCGCGGTGCTGGGCGATGAAGAGGTAGCGGCTGCGCGCTAGCATTGCCCCCATGCCGCCGGTGCGCGCATCGGGGTGGAGGAACAGTCCGGCGATTTCGGTGGCGCCGTCGAAGTCGTTCACCAGATGGAGGACATTGGTGGAAAAGCTGCGGTTGAGCCCGCGCGAGGCATGGGTGACGCGCGCGCTCTTGTAGCTGTAAAAAGGCCAGCGCACGCCGATGCGCGAGAAGATGCTGGCGGTGCCAATGACCTTGCCCGCGCCGTTGTCCAGCGCCAGCATGTAGAACTCGTCCTGCGGGGCGGTGATCTGCACTTCGAGCGAATCCTCGCTCCAGGCGAGGCGTTCCTGCAGGGCGGCGCGGTCGTTGGGCAGGTTGGTCATGCCGCCGCCGGAGAGCGCGGCAAGGGCGAGCAGGGCGTCCAGATCCGCCATGCGGGCCATGCGGATGAAGGGCTGATTGGCGGCTGGCGCGGTCATCGCAGCTCCTCCTTGCCGAAGCCCAGCAGGTTGAGCAGGGCGGCGCGGGCGGTCCAGCATTGCTGCCATAGATCGGGGTTGCCGATGTCTTCCGGCGCGATGTGTTCGGGCCAGTGGCGGGTGATGAGGTCGGCCAGCGCATCGGCCTTGCCTTCGGTGAGCAGGAAGCGTTGGTCGAGTGCGGCCAACTCGCTTTCCTCCAGCGCGACGCGCAGGCGCAGGCAGGCCGGGCCGCCGCCGTTGCGCATGGATTCGCGCAGAGTCATGAACTGCGTGCTGCGGATCGGGCCGTTCGAGGCGATGAGGTCTTCCAGCCACGCGACCACCGAGGGCACCTCGCGCGCCTCACCGGGGAGCAGGAGCAGCATGCCGCCCTCGGGCAGCGTCACCAGTTGCGAGTTGAACAGATAGGAGCGGATCGCATCCGCCAGTGAAACGCGGGCGGCGGGCACCTCGATGATCTGGGCTTCGGGCAGGCGCTGGCGGATGGCGGCGTAGAGGGCGTCGCGATCGGCAAAGGCCTGTTCGTGGGTGAAGAGCACGGTTTCATTGGCGACCGCCACCACATCATTGTGGAAGGCGCCTGCCGCGATGGCCTCGTCACTCTGGCGGGCGAGCAGGGCGTTGCGGCTTGGCAGATTGTGGCGACGAACAAGAGCTTCCGCTGCAAGGCGATGCTGGCGGGCAGGGAAACCGCCCACCGGGCCCGCGCCATGGACGAAGATTTCCAGCCCCTCGGCGCCATGACTGGTGGCGAGCCGCATATGATTGGCCGCGCCCTCATCGCCGAAGGGGGCGGGCAGGGGGGCATGCACGCGCACGCAGGGGACGTTGGCGAAAAGGGCGCTGAGCTGCCGCTGCGTCTGCGGCGCCTCAATGCTGCGGTGAGGCATGGAGGCCAGATTGGCGACGGACAGATGCGTCAGCCCATCGGCGCTGTCAGGCCGGGGCGAGACGGTGGCGGCATTGGCCGTCCACATCGCTGAGGCGGAAAAGCTGTTGCGGAAAAGCGCCGGATCGGCGGCCCATGCCGCGCGGCAGACTTCCAGATCGCTGCCCGTAAAGCCCATGCGGCGCAGCCATGCGGCATTGGGCCGGTCATGGGGCAGCAGCAGGCCCTGCGGCAGGCCCAGCGCCATCATCTGCCGCATCTTGGCCAGTCCTTGCAGCGCCGCTTCTCGCGGGGCTGAGACGCTGCCCGCATGCGTGGCCGAAGCGATGTTGCCCAGCGAGAGCCCGGCGTAATTATGGCTGGGGCCGACCAGCCCGTCGAAATTGACCTCCAGCATGCGTATCAGCCTTTTGTTATTCCTTGAACTCCTGATAAACCCATTCGGCCTGAGCAATCTCATGCATAAAATGCCGATTGATATGAGTGAATGGAATGGATCAGGATGACCGGCGGCTGCTGCCGTCCATCACCATGCTGCAATGTTTCGAGGCGGCGGCGCGCTATGGCAGCGCCTCGCTGGCGGGGGAGCGCATTGGTCTCACGCAAAGCGCGGTCAGCCGCCATATCGCCAGCCTTGAGACATGGCTGGGCAAGCCCTTGTTCGATCGTGTGGGGCGCCGCATCGTGCTCAACGAGCAGGGGCGGCTTTATCTGGACCGCATCGCCCGGCCCTTAAGCGAAATCCGCGCGGCCACGCGCGATATGTTGGGGCATGGATCGGGGCGGGTGGTCAATCTGGCAACGCTGCCGACCTTCGGCATGCGCTGGATCGCGCCGCGCCTGCCCGGCCTGCTGATGCATGACCCCGATCTGGTGGTGAACATCGCCGCGCGCATCGATATCTTCAACTTCGCCGATGAGGCTTTCGATGCCGCCATTCACGTGGGCCCGCCTGACTGGCCTGATGTGGAGCATGACCTGCTGTTTCGCGAAAGGGTGATCCCGGTGCTGTCACCGGCGCTGGCGCAAAGCGCAGGGGTGAAGACTGCGGAAGATTTTCTGCGTGTGCCGCTGCTGGAACAGAGCGCGCGGCGCGATGCCTGGCAGAAATGGTTTGCGCTCAGCGATGTGGCCTGTCCGGCGGATCGGGCCGTTTCGGTGATGGGGCATTTCTCGATGCTGGCGCAGGCGGCCTGTGCGGGGGCCGGGGCGGCGCTGCTGCCCAGCTTTCTGATCCAGCCCGAGCTGCAGTCCGGCGCGCTGGTGGCCCCGGTGGAGCGCGCTCTGGCCGAGGATCGCAACTATTATCTGGTCTATCCCAAAGCGAAATTGCAGATGCCGCATTTCGCCCAATTGCGCGATTGGCTGCTGGAGGAAGCAGCCAAGGAAATCAGCGCGGAATATGGGTGATCACTTGCCCCGGTGAGGCCTTGATCGCCTCGGCAGCGGCGGGATCGAGCAGAATGCCGCCTTCGGTCGGCTGGACGCGACCATAGGCGGCGCGGAAGTGGTCCAACCGGCCATGCGCCACCAGACTTTCGGTGCCGTCATTGTCCTGAATGGCCACGATCTGGTCCTGCTGGGCCTGACGGATGGTGACGATATCGTCGGTGTTGCAGACCATGGTGGGGCCGCCGTCAAAGACGTCGATGTAATTACGGTAGGCGAAGCCTTCCTTCTCCAGCATGCGCTGCGCCGCGCGGCCAGAGGGGTGAGGCACGCCCATCACCGCCATTGCGCTTTCGGGCACCATGGCGGTGTAGATCGGGTGCTTGGGCATCAGATCGGCGATGAATTGCGCGCCGCGCACCGCCTTGAACTCATCGGCCTCACGGAAGGGCATGCCGAAGAAGCGGCCCGTCACCCCGTCCCAGAAGGGCGAGATGCCGCATTCGTCGATCACGCCGCGCAGCTCGGCCAGCGTGCGGTCGGCGAAGCGCGCGCGATGCATCGCGATAAAGAGATAGCGGCTGCGCGCCAGCAGCGATCCGGCGCCCGCCGACCTTTCGGTGGGATGCAGGAACAGCCCGCCGACCTCGCTGCTGCCATTGTGATCGGTCACCAGCGTCAGCATCTCGCTGCGGATCGCGCGGGAGAATTCGCTGGAATAATGGGTGAAGGCATCGATGCGATAGGAATAATGCGGGCGATCCATGCCGATGCAGGAGAAGATCTGGCAGGTGCCGCGCACCTTGCCGGTCTCCAGATCTTCCAGCACGAACATATACATGTCGCTGGCCAGCTCGTTCGGCGAACGCCCGAAGGAGGCGGCGGCGGTATCCAGCTTGTCCTGCAGCTTGGGGCGGTCGGCGGGCAGGTTGGTGAAGCCGCCGCCGGTGCTTTTGGCCATCTCATAGATGGCGGACAGATCGTCTTGGCTGGCGGCTCTCAGGACATGGGTCATCGTCGGGCAATGTAACCGCCCTTGAATTTAGCGCAAGGCTTGTGCCGCCAGAGCATCGCAATCGGCATCCTGAGCGCGCGGCCCCTGCTTGCCGGTGATGGCAGCGCCCACCATGCCGAGGATGCCGCCAAGCGATTTTGCATGAGGCGGCACCTTGATATCGGGCTGTTTGATCGTGCCTGCGATGGGGATGGCGCCGGGCAGGCGCAGCAGCGCCTTGCCCTTGGGCGCGCCCTTGAGAGTGAGCGCCAGCCTTTCGTCGCTCAAATTCAGCGTGCCCCACACGCTGGTCTGCCCGCGTGAGGTATCGATCAGGATCGGCGCGGGCCGGGCGAGGCCATGGCGCACATCCAGCCGCATCACCATGCAGCGCAGGCTGGCCATATCCTGCTTGCCTGACGTCAGCCCACCGCCGACATCCTGCCCCAGCAAAGCGGCGGTGCGCGCCGGGATCTGCCCATCGCGGCCCACCAGTGCAACGGTGCCGCTTCCCGCGCCAAGAGCCGCGCGCACCGTATGGCCATAGCCGCTCATCGCCATGTTTCCGACCAGACTGCCGTCGATTTGGGCGGGGGGGAAGAAGTCCATCAGCCGTGCGCCGCGCATGGCGAGGTTGACCGTCAACTGTGGATCGCGTTGGCCCGGTTTGGACTGATCGATGCGCAGACTGCCCGCGAAGGTGCCATGTGTGAGGCCGAGGGTGAGGGGGCTGATCGCCAACCGGCTGCGCTCCAGCGAGAGATGGGCGCTCATGCTGCGGAAGGGGCTGGGCCCCGGCCAGAGCAGATGATCGACGCGCAGATCCAGCGCCCCATCGGTATGGACGACATGTTTGAGATCGATCGCCGATCCGGGCAGCAACCGTGGCCCCAGCCGGGCCTTCAGCGCCGCGCCCCGCGCCTTGCCGGCATCGGAGGAGAGATCGTTGAAATCGAAACGGTTGGCGAACAGCGCTCCGGTGATCCGGCTGCGCCCCTGCCGTTTGACGATGGTGGCATGACCGGCGATATCAGACCGGCCGACGGTGCCTAAGAGGTGATCAATCACCCAATCGGGCCGGTTGCGGCGGATTTGGGCCGTCAGTTGCACGGGCTGCGTGCCGGGCAGCCCGGCCTCGATGATCGCGTCGAGCAGCTTGAGGTCGGTGGCATGGCCCTGCGCCTCACCCTGTAGATGAGCCAGATCGAGCGGCCTTGGCATGGTGCCCTTTATGGCAAAGCCCACGGCGGGGCTTTCGATGGTCAGCTGATAGGGCCATGCGGCATGGGCCTGACCCTCCACGATGGCTGCGCCTTGCGCCTTGATCTGCACGGGATGGCCCATCACCAGACCCTGGCCCTCCACCCTCAGGCTGGCCCTGTCGGAGGTGATCGCCACATCCAGCGAACGGTCGCGCTTGTCGTCAAGATAGCGCAGGCGGCTGTCGGTGATATGCAGCACGCGCAGCAGCGCCGGATGGCCGCCCGCATTGCTCTGGCCGTTGGACCAGTTCCTGCGCCCTTGCGCATTGCGATAGAAGGAGAGCAGGGCGCCTTTCAGATCGGCCCGCTCCAGCGCCATATTGCCGGAGAGCAGCGACCACACGGAGAGCTGCACATCGGCCTGATCAATGCGGGCCAGATCGTCCAGACCAGCTTTGGCCCCCGGTTCGACCCATGTTGGTTGCGGCCAGCGGATGGCCTTGAAGCGCAGATGGGGATGGAAGGAAATGGTGTCCACCCGCTCCATTGCGCCGATGGTGACGGGGCGGCCTGTGCGCTCGGAAAGGCGCGCCTCGATACGGCCCTTGAGCAGGCCCCAAGGGAACATCGCCAGGCCGAGCAGGCCCAGCCCCGGCAGCACAAGGCATGCCGCCGCCGCCCAGGTGAGGCGGCGGCGGAGCAGCGTACGATCCGTCAGGGTACGCGGCGCCCGGACAGGACCTGAACCAGCAGCACGATCAGCGCGATCACCAGCAGCAGATGGATCAGGCCACCGCCCACCGGCACGACGAAAGCGCCCAGCGCCCAGAGGATCAGCAGAACGACAAGAATGGTCCACAACATGGTTTCTCTCCCAGCAACACTACCAGAATGAAGCGTCAAGAGAGGCTGTGGTTCCTTGCGCAGGCCGTCAGGGCTTGGAAGGTGCGCTCATCGAGAAGGGGGCATCCGCCTTGGCACTGGCCCATTGCGGATTGGGCGTGGGCCCCATCACAAAGCGCAGCGTGCCGCCCGCCTGCAGCATCTCGCGCGAGAGCCATGGCCGGGTGTAAGGCGTGCCGTTGAAGCTGGCCGACTGGATATAGACGTTCTTCGGGCCATTGTTTTCGGCCTCGATGGTCAGCGCCTTGCCGCCCGGCATTGTGACCTGCACCTTGCGGAACAGCGGGCTGCCGATGGCATATTGCCCCACCCCGGGCGTCACCGGATAGAAGCCCAGCGCCGAAAACACATACCACGCCGAGGTCTGGCCATTGTCCTCATCGCCCGGATAGCCGTCGGGCGTCGCCGAATAGAGCCGCGCCATCACATCGCGCGCATGGGCCTGTGCCTTCCACGGCTGACCGGCCCAGTCATAGAGGTAGATCATATGCTGGATCGGCTGATTGCCATGGGCGTATTGGCCCATGTTGACGATCTGCATCTCGCGCGTTTCGTGGATCACCGCGCCGTAATAGGCATCGTCGAACAGGGGCGGCAGGGTGAAGATGGAATCGAGCTTGTCGGTGAAGGGCTTGTCGCCGCCGGAAAGGTTGATCAGCCCCTGCACGTCCTGCATCGCCGAGAAGCTGTAATGCATCGCATTGCCCTCGGTGAAGGCATCGCCCCAGGCATAGGGGGTGAAGGGCGCCATCCAGCTGCCATCCTGCTTGCGCCCGCGCATCCAGCCTGATGTTGCATCATAGACATTGCGGTAGTTCTGCGCATGGCCCGCGTAGAGCCTGGCATCCTTGCTCTTGCCCAGCGCCGCCGCCAGCCGCGACAGGGAGAAATCCGCCGTGGCATATTCCAGAGTCCGCGCCGCGCTTTCATTGATGCCGATATCATAGGGGACATAGCCCAGCCTGTTGTAGGCCTCCACACCCTCGCGGCCCACGGCGCTGAGCACCTCGCCCTTGGCATTGCGGGGCCGCCCTGCCGAGGTGGTGGCGTTCTTCACCATCGCCTCATAGAGCGTGTTCACATCGAAACCGCGCACGCCGTTGAGGTACGCATCCGCGATGATGTTGGTGGAATTCGACCCGATCATCACATCGCGCTGGCCGGGGCTCATCCATTCGGGCAGCCAGCCGCCCTCCTTATAGGCATTGGCGAGGCCCTGCATGATCTGGCTGTCGAGATCGGGGCGCACCAGCACGAAATAGGGGAAGACGGCGCGCCATGTGTCCCAGAAGCCGTTGTCGGTGAACATCGGGCCATCATGGACCTTGCCGTCATAGGGGCTGTAATGGACCGTCTTGCCGCTGCCATCCACCTCATGGAACATGCGGGGGAAGAGCAGCATGCGGTACATCGCCGAATAGAAGGTGCGGCGGTTGTCCAGATTGGGATCGCTGACCTGAATGCGGCCCAACTCGGCTTCCCATGCGGCCTTGGCCTTGGCTTGCGTCTCGGCGAAGCTGTCGCTGCCGAGTTCCTCCAGATTGCGCTCGGCCTGCTCGGGGCTGATGAAGGAGGAGGCGACCTTTACACCCACCTGCTCGCCATCGGCGGTCCTGAAGCTGACCACCGCGCCGACATGGGCGCCCTCGCGGGTCAGGGCGTTGGAAAGCTGCCAGGCTTCATCCCAGCTTTGGCTGATGCTGAAATCATGGTCGAACTGGGCGACGAAGTAGTTGCGGAAATTGCCCGGGACCCCGCCATGATTGTTGCGCACATAGCCGATGATCCGCCGCTTTTCCGGCTCGATCTTCACCATCGATCCGCCAGCCAGACCGTCGAGCAGGATATGGGCGTCATCGCTTTTGGGGAAGGTGAAGCGGAACTGCGCGGCACGGTTGGTGGGCGTCACCTCGGCGGTGACGTTGTAATCGGCCAGATAGACCTTGTAGCCATAGGGATGGCTTTCCTCGGCCTTGTGGCTGAACCAGCTGGCGCGCTCATCCTCCTTCAGCTT
The Novosphingobium terrae DNA segment above includes these coding regions:
- a CDS encoding hydrolase, with product MTEALTSAEQVVVEQAMAAPMLDQVLGWAAINSGSRNLAGLATMAEQLAQGFAALPGEIDLLAPEPVTKIDAQGRESDVTHGRNLLLTVRPQAPIQLLLTGHMDTVFEADHPFQTCQWLSPGVLNGPGVADMKGGIAVMLGALKAFEACPDHEKIGYQVVLNSDEEVGSPGSAPLLRRAASGKLAAFTYEPSALPDGTLAGARPGSGNFSIVVKGRSAHAGRNPQDGRNAVIAAADLALRLSALVRPGLSVNCAKIEGGGPNNVVPDHAVLRVNIRPLTPEDQTFAEQALDRMIAEVAAAHDLHIHRHGSFARPPKPIDAPGRKLLELVRDCGRLLGQEIGWKDTGGVCDGNNIAACGVPVVDTMGVRGGSIHSAEEYLIADSLGERAALSALLLCRLARDGRALIG
- the astD gene encoding succinylglutamate-semialdehyde dehydrogenase, with protein sequence MILQSTNPANGAIIWEGPVDGPAECQQALERARATAPLWARTPLEDRLAIARRFGALLKEQLEGFARLIAQETGKQLWDSRGEVNAMIGKVEISIAAQAERAGLREQEMPFGRSVLRHRPHGVMAVLGPYNFPGHLPNGHIVPALIAGNVVVFKPSEETPAVGARMAELWAEAGLPEGVFQIVQGGRETGAALVAGDIDGLLFTGSAQAGRVFRRAFADRPHVILALELGGNNPLIAWPEDIGDGEAEAVASLVSHSAFITTGQRCSCARRLILPSGAAGDRVLEAVLAQAAALPVRAWDEEEGFMGPLISARAAHKACEAVAALTASGAKLLLPPAAPRGDDSAFMGAAVLEVTGVATPDEEIFAPVLQVIRADSFDAAIAAANNTSFGLSAGLIAQDAALWERFASEIRAGVVNWNRPTTGAASAMPFGGLGDSGNHRPSAAYAADYCAYPAASFEAPRIESLPIPGLPQ
- a CDS encoding aspartate aminotransferase family protein, with protein sequence MIETQDKPKAQELMGVYNRAPLEADHGKGVWLYGRDGRAYLDCVSGVATNSLGHCAPVLVKALTDQAEKLWHVSNIFRIPQQEELAHKLVEASFADTVFFANSGTEAVECALKTARRYHHANGAPERIDIIGFAGSFHGRTYGAINASGNPSYLEGFGPRMPGFIQLSLDDKPAIEAALRAPTAAAVIVEPVQGEGGARALDAEWLRWIRALCNETGTLLIHDEVQCGMGRTGRLFAHQWVEDAAPDIMAIAKALGGGFPVGACLATEKAAKGMTVAAHGTTFGGNPLAMAVATAAFDAIAQEEMMAHVRSISDQLFAGLREIAARYPDLVVDVRGKGLLIGVKLVPNNRAMMATAREHGLLVAGGGENCIRLLPPLNITSEEAAEALTRLEDALAATRTAG
- a CDS encoding arginine N-succinyltransferase: MTAPAANQPFIRMARMADLDALLALAALSGGGMTNLPNDRAALQERLAWSEDSLEVQITAPQDEFYMLALDNGAGKVIGTASIFSRIGVRWPFYSYKSARVTHASRGLNRSFSTNVLHLVNDFDGATEIAGLFLHPDARTGGMGAMLARSRYLFIAQHRERFGDQVVAELRGWMEGDTSPFWDAVAGPFFGGGVLEADLFNAMHGNQFIADLMPRYPIYTSMLPAAAREVIGRPHEKSLPAYRLLMGEDFLDDGYCDIFDAGPTVHARTNHIATIRDCVVVDETTPIRTSKGLIATGRLGDFRLWREEQAA
- a CDS encoding N-succinylarginine dihydrolase; the encoded protein is MLEVNFDGLVGPSHNYAGLSLGNIASATHAGSVSAPREAALQGLAKMRQMMALGLPQGLLLPHDRPNAAWLRRMGFTGSDLEVCRAAWAADPALFRNSFSASAMWTANAATVSPRPDSADGLTHLSVANLASMPHRSIEAPQTQRQLSALFANVPCVRVHAPLPAPFGDEGAANHMRLATSHGAEGLEIFVHGAGPVGGFPARQHRLAAEALVRRHNLPSRNALLARQSDEAIAAGAFHNDVVAVANETVLFTHEQAFADRDALYAAIRQRLPEAQIIEVPAARVSLADAIRSYLFNSQLVTLPEGGMLLLLPGEAREVPSVVAWLEDLIASNGPIRSTQFMTLRESMRNGGGPACLRLRVALEESELAALDQRFLLTEGKADALADLITRHWPEHIAPEDIGNPDLWQQCWTARAALLNLLGFGKEELR
- a CDS encoding LysR substrate-binding domain-containing protein → MDQDDRRLLPSITMLQCFEAAARYGSASLAGERIGLTQSAVSRHIASLETWLGKPLFDRVGRRIVLNEQGRLYLDRIARPLSEIRAATRDMLGHGSGRVVNLATLPTFGMRWIAPRLPGLLMHDPDLVVNIAARIDIFNFADEAFDAAIHVGPPDWPDVEHDLLFRERVIPVLSPALAQSAGVKTAEDFLRVPLLEQSARRDAWQKWFALSDVACPADRAVSVMGHFSMLAQAACAGAGAALLPSFLIQPELQSGALVAPVERALAEDRNYYLVYPKAKLQMPHFAQLRDWLLEEAAKEISAEYG
- a CDS encoding arginine N-succinyltransferase, with protein sequence MTHVLRAASQDDLSAIYEMAKSTGGGFTNLPADRPKLQDKLDTAAASFGRSPNELASDMYMFVLEDLETGKVRGTCQIFSCIGMDRPHYSYRIDAFTHYSSEFSRAIRSEMLTLVTDHNGSSEVGGLFLHPTERSAGAGSLLARSRYLFIAMHRARFADRTLAELRGVIDECGISPFWDGVTGRFFGMPFREADEFKAVRGAQFIADLMPKHPIYTAMVPESAMAVMGVPHPSGRAAQRMLEKEGFAYRNYIDVFDGGPTMVCNTDDIVTIRQAQQDQIVAIQDNDGTESLVAHGRLDHFRAAYGRVQPTEGGILLDPAAAEAIKASPGQVITHIPR
- a CDS encoding AsmA family protein; translation: MLPGLGLLGLAMFPWGLLKGRIEARLSERTGRPVTIGAMERVDTISFHPHLRFKAIRWPQPTWVEPGAKAGLDDLARIDQADVQLSVWSLLSGNMALERADLKGALLSFYRNAQGRRNWSNGQSNAGGHPALLRVLHITDSRLRYLDDKRDRSLDVAITSDRASLRVEGQGLVMGHPVQIKAQGAAIVEGQAHAAWPYQLTIESPAVGFAIKGTMPRPLDLAHLQGEAQGHATDLKLLDAIIEAGLPGTQPVQLTAQIRRNRPDWVIDHLLGTVGRSDIAGHATIVKRQGRSRITGALFANRFDFNDLSSDAGKARGAALKARLGPRLLPGSAIDLKHVVHTDGALDLRVDHLLWPGPSPFRSMSAHLSLERSRLAISPLTLGLTHGTFAGSLRIDQSKPGQRDPQLTVNLAMRGARLMDFFPPAQIDGSLVGNMAMSGYGHTVRAALGAGSGTVALVGRDGQIPARTAALLGQDVGGGLTSGKQDMASLRCMVMRLDVRHGLARPAPILIDTSRGQTSVWGTLNLSDERLALTLKGAPKGKALLRLPGAIPIAGTIKQPDIKVPPHAKSLGGILGMVGAAITGKQGPRAQDADCDALAAQALR
- a CDS encoding lmo0937 family membrane protein → MLWTILVVLLILWALGAFVVPVGGGLIHLLLVIALIVLLVQVLSGRRVP